Within Chaetodon auriga isolate fChaAug3 chromosome 7, fChaAug3.hap1, whole genome shotgun sequence, the genomic segment AATTCTGAagtatttcatatttctgttcTTCTCTAAATACCCCAAAAATTAACATTACTTTTTAGATGATAACAGTTAAAAAAGTAAAcaattgtattttcatttaatattgCAGGGTTTTAGCATTGGTTGGTTTTGAATGCATGCTAATACCTTACAATGTTTTGACATCATTTTGTCAGATCAGGAAGGAGTGAAAGagataatagtaataaaaataaGGTAATAAGGAGTCAACATTCACAGTTCATTTCAAAAGCATATTTTAAATAAAGGACACTATCTTATTGAGGAAATTATAAAAAGAAAacgacaaaaacaaatcagttaCCATAAGAAGTGTTATTATAAACCTCAACATCCTTAATAACAGTAAAAAACTTCTAAACAAGATAAAACGTGAACTTCaatcaataaaaaaacacatctacTATATTATGATAAAGACAGCAGTCAGCACAGGGCAGTCCTAATATTAGCACTAGTCAGAGAGGAAAGCCTCCTTCAGACTGTTCAGTGCTTCCTCCTTAGTGATTGTTTTCCACGCCTCAGGAATCTTGGCTGGCTCCTGCTTGTATTCCCTTGCAAACCTCTCATTGAACCTGGCCAACACATACCTGCAATTAAAGAATATTTAGTTCCTTTGcatacaaaaatatatatccTGATACATAACATCCAGATTATGTAACAGAACCatttaatgataataaataagATATTTAAGCATTAACAAATCACACAGTACCTCCAATAAACATTGGATGTCTGGCTGTTTAGGTCCTCAGGGGAGATGCTCCAGTCTGGGTAGAGAGAATCGAGGTCCCTGCATGCCCGAGATGCGTCATCTGTGTCCTTACTCAGGCCTAGGTTGCCCTCACTAATGCTTCCACTGCAGCTTATATCGGACAGAGAACAGGAGTTATGGGGCAACATGCCTTTGGGTCTGTGGAGCAGAGCCCTGTGGACCTCATGCCCCATTTCATCCAGCTCACAGGGAGCACCGCAGAGAGGACATTGCTTGTCACAGCCCTTCACTCTGTTGAAGAGGGAGTCGTGGGGCTGAATTGGAAGGCACTGAAGAAATTGGGTGATATCCAGTTTCTGGGAAAACTCATGGGCTAGGTCCAACCGCATAGCAGCCAGTAACTCCATTAGGCATGTGATAAAGCGATCCCATTCTGTGGTAATACTGAAAAGAGGTCCATCCAGAGCGGCTCTGGTGACATCCacatctccatctgtctctaAAGTGAGGCACACTCTCTCCAGCAGCGGCTTTGCATCGCTCAGGACTCCATTGGTACCTTCTGCCGTTttgctcactgctgctgcaaactTTCCTACAATTTCTCCAAGTCTCTGTTGCCTACATTTATCCAAGTTTAATTCAGAGAGGTGAGCCACCACTGTCTCCTGGACCTTCCTCAGTCTGAAGTTGTCATAGGAATGCAGATATTCTAGGAAACTTTCAAAGCAGTCTTCCTTTATCAGCTCTTCCAACAAACTCTGGTGGAAGGCACGTCGGGACTGATACTGCGGGGCTTTGCCTCGGATTTCTTCAATAATACACATCCCCAGTGGTCTATAGATGTAGTCCAGCACTGTAGGTTTGATGACCATGGATGTGAATGTTTGAGCCATCCTCTGGCACTGGTCTCTTTTCCTGAACTGGTAGATAAACTCTGCCAAGTACGTATTCTTGGTTGCAGAGATACATGTCAAAAGCTCCCTGTCCTTGGCATAGCGGTCATGTAGTTTTTGGAAGTCCTGGCATGCAGCGCTACAGAGATAAACCTTCAGATCAACTTCAAAAGCTGATTTGATTTCCATAGATTTTTCCCTCAGAgctttttcaacattttctaaCACTTCTGTAATGTAGCTGTCAGAGAAATCTGCTGGTGAGCTAGATTTATCAGCCACAAACTGTTGATAATCTTCTATGATACTACATGCTACCCGTTGAGCCTCTAACCTCTGCAGTCTGTTGTTGTCTTCAAACATGTGCTTTAATCTGCTGCGGTACCCAAAGTGCTCATCATAAACGTAAAAGGTAGATGACTGGTTTTGGCCAATGACTTCAAGCTTTTTCAAGTGTTTCTGGAGCCCGCGCTTGATTAGATTCTCTTTCAGAATATCAGTCACCCTTGCAGTAATGTCATCCATTTCTGAAGGCCTGAAGTCAAAGTTGGACAACACCTTACTCCATGCACCCTCAAACTCCTCTTCTAGTTCAGCATCTTGAAGGAGAACTTTGGTGGACTTGCTGTTCTCTATCAGTGTTTTTAGCTTGGATTCCTGTTCTTTTTCCAGCAAGGTCTCAAATTTTTCCAACTGTGTGGAAGAGCAGTGGGTCTCGTTGACTGTCTCCAACTTTTGCATTATCTCTTCAGTTACTTGCTCCTGGAGGGCATCCATATTGCTCATTAGGACTGGCTtgaatgtgttcatgttgaGAGTGTCATCTTTCATCAAAGAGGCCTCTACTTTTGATCTGAGTTTGTCCACCTCTGTTTTGACTTCAGCTCTGGCTTCATCCTTCAACTCACTCAGAAGGCCATTTTGGATCACAGGGTCTAAAGTTTTTGCCTTTGTGGCGAAGATTTTACGTGTTGCCCCCATAAGCCAGCTTTCCATGTGTTCCAGGAAACTGTCCTCCCACTGTGAAAGCTCTGTGCACATTAAAGAGAATGCTAAAGCTATGTCAGTATTTTGTAGACCAATGGAGAATGATTCTTCTCTCACTGCATCCCATATAGCACACAAACGGCGCATAAATTCAGGCAGACCTGTGGCTTCAGACTTAGCTGCACACTTCTTCAATGCCCCAAACAGGTTTTGCTTAAGCTTTAACACAGCCTCACTATACTTTGTATCAGTTGGCTCAGAGAGGGACATATTGTTCCAAGGCCCTTTGACACAGGTGGTACAGCTTGTGGTCTTTGCATAATGGTGATCAGCATTGTTAGTTTCTCTGTTCCCAGTCTCAGTCTGAAGCATATCAGATACACGCCTTAACTGTGAGGCTTGTAATATGCTGTTTAATCCTTCATCCTGAACCAGGAGTTGGCAAATGGGCATGGGGCCATATTCTTGGATGCGTAGGAGAGCATTGACTATGACAGTGAAGTTAGTTTCAAAGTCAGCACCTGCATGTGAAGAGATGTTCTGCATTAAAACATCACTCAGTCCTGTTGCAACAGTGGCCATCTCATTGTCGCAAATCAGtgtatttcttttgttgtctgAGCAGAGACCTTCCACATCAattaacaacagaaaatcacattCCATGTCCTTTCTGAGGTTATCAGGGAGACAGAGGGTGACCATGTATAACCCTTTAGTGGATCTTTTCCGTCCCTCTGGAAATTTCACCCCAAATAATGCAGAAAGAACCTCAGCATTCCTAGCATGATGTACACCCAGGTTTGTCAGCACCCGGGTCCTGCGCTGTTCTTGAGGTAGGCGGCGTTTGAGCTCTGCAAAGACACAGCCCAGCCAGTGAATGGGGATGTTTGACGCATCACCATCCATTAGTTCAAGTGGAATCCCATAGAGAAGAAGGTCTGTAGCTAAGCTAGGGAGACGCAACACGTTTTGGCTCCCACTGCCGGGGCTGATGTGTGTCAGCTCAAAAATTAGGCCCATCTCACGCAAAAAGTGCTCAAGCCCTAGCGAGGATGGATCATGTTCAAAAGACTGTGAATATGAGACCTCATGATGTTCAAAGGAAACATCTGGAGACATGTGTTGTTGGACAGAAGAAGTCGAATCTGACTTAGCTGGTGTCAGCCCTGGGTCATCTTGCTGTTTCCCTTGCCATGTCAAGGTTCCATTTTCTCCAGGCTCCAAAtgactgttttggttttcagaaACTGGATCTGCAATTTGTTCCTCAAAACAGACTTTGTTTTCAAAACTTTCTTCACCTTGAACCTCATTTTCATTTAGCATCATGTatgactgctgctctgtgcctgGATCATGTGTGTACTCGAGATCTTCTTTCTGTGGTGACTGTGGTTCAATGGTCGTTTCTGTGGACATCTGCAAAATGTGTTCTTGGCCTATCTCAAACTGTTGCTCAGAACTTTGCAGTTCACTATTTACAAGCTGCTCTTCAGTTTGTTCATCTTCAAATGTTGAATCTGTGCAGAAACTATCGCTGTCCCCCAGGTCATCATCAGCTCCATTTTTGAGCTCATCAGAATGTTCAGGCATgtaatcattattttctgtctgcagggtTGCAAAAAGATTGTCTGGAGTGTTTTGTTTCTCAATTTgcatcagcttcagcttcagcttcatccAACTAAGGAAACAAGTCCTCTCTACTTTATCTGTTGTGAAAAGCGCATCGGTGAAAATCTTCATTGCTGGGGTCATTTTGTAACTGCTCAACGCCACCAagatgtctttcttttctttttgcagttgGGTGTTGATTTCTTGtccttctttcctctgttttctctcctttttttctatttcagccAGTTTGTTCCACAAAGACccctgcagaggaagctgtttCTCCCTAAACTGAGCAGATCCCTCGTCCAAACCTTTCAGTACTTCCTCCACTGTGGCCATTGCCTTTTTACAGATTACCCCTTCATCCACATGAAAGCCTTGCTCCTCTGCTAATTTTGCTGCTTCCTCAAGTGTAACAAGTTTCAGTTTATCTGGTAAGAGATCTTTCAAGGTGTCACACAGCCTATTACCCAGTTCCTCCTCACTCAAAGCTCCCCCTTGCAGCACTGATCCTCTGGGAAGACCCATGTCTAATTCAAGGTTCTGATCAACAAACCCCAcaactctgttttcatttctctcagTGTCTGACAGGTCAATCAAAATGAGCTTGCTTGCCATGTTTTTGTAAGAAGCaagaagctgtttttctttctctctaagATTCCCACAGAAAACAACCAAAGCTGACGACACTTGACATAGAAGGCTGAGGTATTTCTCATGTGTACTTGCATCACCACGTAGGTTAGAGATGACCATGGGGACAGGAAAAATATCTCTGGTGGTGTCTCCAGTGGGTAGATACCACCCGATCTCTACCAGGCCATTGGAGAGTCTTCGGGGCAGCTGTCCTCCATCCATTCCCCTGTGGAGAAATGTTTCACGAGGAGATCTTAGTCCATTTATGACATTGTTTAGCACCTGTGACTTGGAGACACCACAGTGACCAAGCTTCACACAAGAAAGCATTGGCATGTGTGTACTTGCCAAATCCCCCTCATGGACCTTGCTGTGTTTGTCCGGAAAGTGAGACCTCCATTGGCTCACAACACTTCGCAGAGGCCAAAGAAGAAACTGACTGGGTTCTTCTGGATCTATGTTTGGAAGGACCAGGGGCACAGCAAACTGGCATTGCATCATGCGCacagtcatttcctgttgaAGGAAAGTGTTGGCAGACATAAAGACAGCTGTAACTAGATCAAGGGGGTTGACTGCACACTGGCTTTCTCCAAAACCATTGATTATTTCCTTGTTTGCATTGTTCAGAATATCATGTGAAAGTTTGCAGCAAGGACTCCGGGAGTCTGGGTTAAGCAGCCAAAGGCGCTGGAGGAATGCATTTGGTAAATCCTTAAGCTCTAGAGGAGCTTGGTTCTCCAGAGTCCAAGTGCTGATGTCCAACATAGATGCTGGGTCCAGTGGTGTAGTCCAGAAGGCCTCCAGGCCCAGCATATTGAGAACCTCAGCCTGGGCATTGTTCTTTGGAGGCTCTGGTTTGAAACAACAAAGCCATCATTTAAGATGTGAATTAgccacattttttaattttccattgtgaaatatttttatCCATGTACATGTAAAATTTGATTTTATATGATCAAGAAAAAAGATTCTCTGAAATGTAAGTGCAAAGAAATTACCTTTCAGTGACATGAATTCTTTATAGTAATCAAAGTTGAATTAGTTTTTGttagaaatgtagaaaaagtgTTTATATTTTAAACTTGACTTGTAAAGCATATAGTTTACGTGTTTTGTATGTCTTTGTACATAGACTTGAACTGACTTTTTATCAATACTGAATTTATTGCTCTGTGTAGTTTTCATCTGTTGCCTCAGACTAATTTTAATTACCAGTAGCAAGAGGTagaaaatatcttaaaaatTCATGATAAAACTGTCAATACTTTCCCTGTTGATTTCATTAATGTTACATATAAAGTGTTGATATATAACACAGAACAGTTACATTTCATTAACAGGAAAGGTCCTGTCCCTGCAGCTTATTAGCCATTACATTTTAGCTCAGGGTCTCAAGTATAcctacaaacaaaacagcagcactcCCCTTTAACAGGACATCCTGTGGTGCCATTAAGACCAGAATTTACATTTGCTGCCAAACATgagcaaacacattaaaacacgcAGCAATGCTGTGCTTTTATCAAAGCACATCCCTCCTGGCCTGCAggttttatctcattttgtttcacaggaGGCTGCTGTAGTGGTCAGCCCAAATTCATTTGTGCCTTCCTTAATGACATGAAATTATTTGGTATCATGGTTGCACACATTTAGCATTATTAGCCAAAGCACTTTCTGAGTGAAAAGTAGAGTGTAGCAGtagaatgaaaacatgtttgaactAGCTAAGGTTTAggggaaacagacagatttTAGGGGTGACACAGTCTGTGTTGGTTTGGGTTAATCCAGCAGCATCACTTAAAAGGTGCCACTGATTTGTCTGGAGATCTGCACACCTGATAATCTAAGTGGGGCAAGAACAGGTGAATTAATTATCCCCTAAGGTCGCCGTTGTTTGGTTTGAAGCAAAGTCAGATTCCCCGAACCTTGTTTAGCTCACATTAGGTTTGAAGTCTCCAAATTATACTGCAACAAGCTTAAGAATGGAAAAACTCATAAGTTTTACTAATTGATCTATTAAACAATGTCTTATATATTTAAAATCCAAGGGCAAATCTTTTGAGAGTATAGAACATTCAGAcagctttcatttctttgaCTCACTCATTTTCACAATATCGATATAATACCCACAGAAAAAGTAACTATCACGCCACAGCCCTTGAAAAACCAAAGACAAAAGGAGCatacttttctttttgctgctcAGCCTCTTAGAAAGCTTGACAGACATGATAAATCCCGCTGTTTGCTTCTCCTCTCCGTTTTAAAGGAGTTTTTCTTCTCGGGTCAGCCACTAACAATGTTGAGTGTTGACTTGAAGcctgtgattaaaattcatgACACAAACATTACCG encodes:
- the gvin1l2 gene encoding interferon-induced very large GTPase 1; the encoded protein is MSVKLSKRLSSKKKKPPKNNAQAEVLNMLGLEAFWTTPLDPASMLDISTWTLENQAPLELKDLPNAFLQRLWLLNPDSRSPCCKLSHDILNNANKEIINGFGESQCAVNPLDLVTAVFMSANTFLQQEMTVRMMQCQFAVPLVLPNIDPEEPSQFLLWPLRSVVSQWRSHFPDKHSKVHEGDLASTHMPMLSCVKLGHCGVSKSQVLNNVINGLRSPRETFLHRGMDGGQLPRRLSNGLVEIGWYLPTGDTTRDIFPVPMVISNLRGDASTHEKYLSLLCQVSSALVVFCGNLREKEKQLLASYKNMASKLILIDLSDTERNENRVVGFVDQNLELDMGLPRGSVLQGGALSEEELGNRLCDTLKDLLPDKLKLVTLEEAAKLAEEQGFHVDEGVICKKAMATVEEVLKGLDEGSAQFREKQLPLQGSLWNKLAEIEKKERKQRKEGQEINTQLQKEKKDILVALSSYKMTPAMKIFTDALFTTDKVERTCFLSWMKLKLKLMQIEKQNTPDNLFATLQTENNDYMPEHSDELKNGADDDLGDSDSFCTDSTFEDEQTEEQLVNSELQSSEQQFEIGQEHILQMSTETTIEPQSPQKEDLEYTHDPGTEQQSYMMLNENEVQGEESFENKVCFEEQIADPVSENQNSHLEPGENGTLTWQGKQQDDPGLTPAKSDSTSSVQQHMSPDVSFEHHEVSYSQSFEHDPSSLGLEHFLREMGLIFELTHISPGSGSQNVLRLPSLATDLLLYGIPLELMDGDASNIPIHWLGCVFAELKRRLPQEQRRTRVLTNLGVHHARNAEVLSALFGVKFPEGRKRSTKGLYMVTLCLPDNLRKDMECDFLLLIDVEGLCSDNKRNTLICDNEMATVATGLSDVLMQNISSHAGADFETNFTVIVNALLRIQEYGPMPICQLLVQDEGLNSILQASQLRRVSDMLQTETGNRETNNADHHYAKTTSCTTCVKGPWNNMSLSEPTDTKYSEAVLKLKQNLFGALKKCAAKSEATGLPEFMRRLCAIWDAVREESFSIGLQNTDIALAFSLMCTELSQWEDSFLEHMESWLMGATRKIFATKAKTLDPVIQNGLLSELKDEARAEVKTEVDKLRSKVEASLMKDDTLNMNTFKPVLMSNMDALQEQVTEEIMQKLETVNETHCSSTQLEKFETLLEKEQESKLKTLIENSKSTKVLLQDAELEEEFEGAWSKVLSNFDFRPSEMDDITARVTDILKENLIKRGLQKHLKKLEVIGQNQSSTFYVYDEHFGYRSRLKHMFEDNNRLQRLEAQRVACSIIEDYQQFVADKSSSPADFSDSYITEVLENVEKALREKSMEIKSAFEVDLKVYLCSAACQDFQKLHDRYAKDRELLTCISATKNTYLAEFIYQFRKRDQCQRMAQTFTSMVIKPTVLDYIYRPLGMCIIEEIRGKAPQYQSRRAFHQSLLEELIKEDCFESFLEYLHSYDNFRLRKVQETVVAHLSELNLDKCRQQRLGEIVGKFAAAVSKTAEGTNGVLSDAKPLLERVCLTLETDGDVDVTRAALDGPLFSITTEWDRFITCLMELLAAMRLDLAHEFSQKLDITQFLQCLPIQPHDSLFNRVKGCDKQCPLCGAPCELDEMGHEVHRALLHRPKGMLPHNSCSLSDISCSGSISEGNLGLSKDTDDASRACRDLDSLYPDWSISPEDLNSQTSNVYWRYVLARFNERFAREYKQEPAKIPEAWKTITKEEALNSLKEAFLSD